A window of Lepus europaeus isolate LE1 chromosome 11, mLepTim1.pri, whole genome shotgun sequence contains these coding sequences:
- the ANKRD34C gene encoding ankyrin repeat domain-containing protein 34C: MMGDDTELRTDGNSLLKAVWLGRLRLTRLLLEGGAYINESNDKGETALMVACITQHVDQQSISKPKMVKYLLDNRADPNIQDKSGKTALIHACIRRAGGDVVSLLLENGADPSLEDRTGASALVYAINADDEGALKHLLAACKAKGKEVIIITTDKSSSGTKTTKQYLNVPPSPKVEGRQSPPLCASPSDVQVTAPSLGSPPREKEDDFVSLQTGHSSGYSASKALHEPGSPTRRVGGLKRARLPQLKRLQSEPWGLVAPSVLAASARQDEARSAGADSEVLKGIGDASLATRGPLSRTSSMDGKDPTLFPTVTEQVLKIPGSSAPAAWKATYEKGQGPHPRLARRGTLPADQEKGGASPAGPSALKEPASLKWLESDLYSLDFQAGAESPSSVSLEPGKGPLDRRKVNSSHLSLFHGSRESLDAVPSTSPSSARRRPLHLLERRGSGTLLLDHIAHTRPGFLPPLNVNLNPPIPDIRSGGKAASPLASGLKSMVPVAPSSPKRVDLRSAKKLLRRHSMQIEQMKQLWGFGEITT; the protein is encoded by the coding sequence ATGATGGGGGATGACACGGAACTGAGAACGGATGGCAACTCCCTTTTGAAGGCCGTGTGGCTGGGGAGGCTCCGGCTCACCAGACTCCTCCTGGAAGGGGGCGCTTACATCAACGAGAGCAATGACAAAGGGGAGACGGCGCTCATGGTGGCGTGCATCACCCAGCACGTGGACCAGCAAAGCATCAGCAAGCCCAAGATGGTGAAGTACCTGCTGGACAACAGGGCAGACCCCAACATCCAGGACAAGTCTGGCAAGACGGCGCTCATCCATGCCTGCATCAGAAGAGCGGGCGGGGACGTGGTCTCCCTACTGCTGGAGAATGGAGCCGACCCCAGCCTGGAGGACCGGACTGGGGCTTCGGCTCTGGTCTACGCCATAAATGCGGATGACGAAGGGGCGCTGAAGCACCTCcttgctgcctgcaaagccaaagGCAAGGAGGTGATTATCATAACAACCGATAAATCCTCCTCGGGCACCAAAACCACCAAACAGTACCTTAacgtccctccctcccccaaagtGGAAGGCAGGCAGTCGCCACCCCTGTGTGCGTCCCCCTCGGATGTCCAAGTGACAGCTCCAAGCCTGGGCTCCCCGCCCAGGGAGAAGGAAGATGACTTCGTCAGCCTCCAGACAGGGCACTCAAGTGGCTACAGCGCCTCCAAGGCCCTCCACGAGCCCGGATCACCCACCAGGAGAGTGGGCGGTCTCAAGAGGGCCCGTTTGCCGCAGCTGAAGAGGTTGCAGTCTGAGCCGTGGGGCCTGGTCGCGCCGTCCGTGCTGGCAGCTTCCGCTCGGCAGGACGAGGCCCGCAGCGCCGGCGCCGACAGCGAGGTCCTCAAGGGCATCGGTGACGCGTCCCTTGCTACACGGGGGCCCTTGTCCAGGACCAGCAGCATGGACGGCAAGGACCCCACGCTCTTCCCCACGGTCACGGAGCAAGTGCTGAAGATCCCGGGCTCTTCAGCACCGGCGGCCTGGAAAGCGACCTATGAGAAGGGTCAGGGCCCCCACCCGCGTCTGGCCAGGAGGGGAACCCTCCCCGCTGACCAAGAGAAGGGGGGTGCCAGCCCAGCCGGGCCCTCGGCTCTCAAAGAGCCAGCCTCCCTCAAGTGGCTGGAAAGTGACCTCTACAGCCTGGATTTTCAAGCAGGGGCAGAGTCGCCCAGCTCGGTCTCCCTTGAACCAGGCAAAGGACCCTTAGACAGGAGGAAGGTCAACAGCTCCCACTTGTCCCTGTTCCACGGCTCCCGGGAGTCCCTGGACGCCGTCCCCAGCACGTCTCCCAGCTCCGCGCGccgcaggcccctgcacctgctggaaaGACGAGGCTCTGGGACCCTGTTGCTGGACCACATCGCTCACACCAGGCCCGGCTTTCTCCCCCCTCTGAACGTGAACCTGAACCCTCCCATCCCAGACATTAGATCTGGCGGCAAAGCTGCTTCCCCACTTGCCAGTGGGTTGAAGTCCATGGTCCCTGTTGCTCCAAGTTCGCCCAAGAGAGTCGACTTGAGAAGTGCGAAGAAGTTGCTCAGGAGGCACTCGATGCAGATCGAGCAGATGAAGCAGCTCTGGGGCTTCGGAGAGATCACGACCTAG